CGCGCGCGTGCGTGCGGGGTCCCCGCCTGCATCTGAACACGGAGGAGTGCACATGACCGTGCAGGAAGCCATTGCCCGGCGGCGCAGCATCCGCAGCTTCACCGGCGCGCCCCTGACCCAGGCCCAGTTGAATACGCTGTTGGACGCCGCCCGTCTGGCGCCCTCCAGCCTCAATTCCCAACCCTGGCGCTTCAAGGTGCTCACTGGCGCCGAGGACAAGGCCTGGCTGGCCGGCTCCGTCTCCCGGCAGCAGGGCTTATTCACCTCCGCCGGCGCAGTGCTGCTCTGCTGTGCGGACATCTCCGGCTATCTGAAGGAATCTGCAGCATCCGTGCAGGCCTATGTGGACTCCGGCTTCACCGGCCCAGTGATGGAAGGCATCAAAGACTATTTGACCGTGGAACAGGCATCGGCCCGCGAACGGCTCCGGGCTGCCGGCGCCATGAACGTGGCCCTGGCCGTCTCCCAGATGATGCTGCAGGCCGTGGAACTGGGCCTGGGCACCTGCTGGGTAGGCATGTTCGGCGAGGACGCCATCAAGGCAAGGTTCGGCCTGGGCGAGGAACTGGCGGTCATCGCATTGCTGGCCGTGGGCGTGCCCGCGGGCGAGCATCCCGGACCAGCCACACGCAAACCGCTGGACGCCATTCTCCTTCCATAAAAAGGAACGCCTCATGGAACAACAGACGCTGCGCGCCTGGGAGCAACGTTGCACGCAGGAGGAGCCGCCCAAGTGTCAGGCGGCCTGCCCGTTGCATGTGGATGTGCGG
This sequence is a window from Megalodesulfovibrio gigas DSM 1382 = ATCC 19364. Protein-coding genes within it:
- a CDS encoding nitroreductase family protein produces the protein MTVQEAIARRRSIRSFTGAPLTQAQLNTLLDAARLAPSSLNSQPWRFKVLTGAEDKAWLAGSVSRQQGLFTSAGAVLLCCADISGYLKESAASVQAYVDSGFTGPVMEGIKDYLTVEQASARERLRAAGAMNVALAVSQMMLQAVELGLGTCWVGMFGEDAIKARFGLGEELAVIALLAVGVPAGEHPGPATRKPLDAILLP